From Anticarsia gemmatalis isolate Benzon Research Colony breed Stoneville strain chromosome 27, ilAntGemm2 primary, whole genome shotgun sequence, one genomic window encodes:
- the G6P gene encoding glucose-6-Phosphatase: protein MEQIYALGIVCIEFVQEWFSDFEWYFELVNNISNPHYVTEIMFPVMCTFDSVFATQLLLCMAFGGWLNCIMKWWLQEERPYWWVRETTYYGESERPVLMQTWQTCETGPGSPSGHSTAAAMLILLMLMWIKHIMHDRKCYIWWWTWVLYPVSAIALCSVMLARMYVATHFPHQVLFGAFVGSFLAPALCIYISDPFIWRYGAGSVRRAQGWHALGAALAAALSVLAYYLLLLTGHDPQWTIKLAFRWCQSPEEINVCSTPIFALVQSTASLLGLALSVTPIVAEYRHDTKNRSLVICGACVAGVVYGMKYVIDNMCKASALHFYATHFVLAAFKPMLLLRLAPALAMWPFQPSKPKVE from the exons atggAGCAAATATACGCACTTGGCATAGTTTGCATTGAATTCGTGCAAGAGTG GTTCTCGGACTTTGAATGGTATTTCGAACTGGTGAACAATATATCAAACCCGCACTATGTGACTGAGATCATGTTCCCCGTCATGTGTACATTTGACTCAGTGTTCGCTACTCAGTTGCTGCTGTGCATGGCTTTTGGAGGATGGCTGAATTGTATTATGAAATG GTGGCTACAAGAAGAACGTCCATACTGGTGGGTCCGAGAGACCACGTACTACGGAGAGTCTGAGAGACCGGTGCTGATGCAGACGTGGCAGACATGTGAGACAGGGCCGGGGAGTCCGTCCGGTCATAGCACAGCTGCAGCGATGCTGATACTGCTCATGCTGATGTGGATTAAACATATTATGCATGATAG AAAGTGCTACATCTGGTGGTGGACGTGGGTGCTGTACCCGGTGTCAGCCATAGCGCTGTGCTCCGTCATGTTGGCACGCATGTACGTCGCCACGCATTTCCCGCATCAAGTGCTGTTCGGAGCTTTCGTAG GTTCATTCCTAGCTCCAGCGCTCTGCATCTACATCTCGGACCCGTTCATCTGGCGCTACGGCGCGGGCTCGGTGCGGCGCGCGCAGGGCTGGCACGCGCTGGGCGCCGCGCTGGCGGCCGCGCTCAGCGTGCTCGCCTACTACCTGCTGCTGCTCACCGGACACGACCCGCAGTGGACCATCAAACTG GCATTCCGTTGGTGTCAGAGCCCTGAAGAGATCAACGTGTGCAGTACTCCTATATTCGCGCTCGTACAGTCTACAGCCAGTCTGCTGGGACTTGCGCTCTCTGTCACACCTATTGTAGCTGA GTACCGTCACGACACAAAAAATCGTTCACTAGTCATATGCGGCGCGTGCGTGGCGGGCGTGGTGTACGGCATGAAGTACGTGATAGACAACATGTGCAAGGCGAGCGCGCTGCACTTCTACGCCACGCACTTTGTGCTCGCCGCCTTCAAGCCCATGCTGCTGCTGCGACTCGCGCCCGCGCTCGCCATGTGGCCCTTCCAGCCCAGCAAGCCCAAAGTTGAGTAG
- the LOC142984555 gene encoding uncharacterized protein LOC142984555 isoform X1 — MESEINKMQTKMPSKNFSIESIVGINDRRSPEIDIENSISQDYSNTNEHSEDEELKIRDGKMGYYFQQNRVPNFPFFMSYDKRMGGFQEQGGQQEELKRASPGSVRSEVDSDGVDDRPHESLSPQSEQMTNSNPAPDPNIRRYRTAFTREQLARLEKEFMKENYVSRPRRCELAAQLQLPESTIKVWFQNRRMKDKRQRIAVAWPYAAVYSDPAFAASILQAAASSVGLPYGYPSPALIPPFHNPQLLPAGYPYPYPPYPRYPYIPPTPPSPVNAEATSLRPAYSNFNLNVDK; from the exons ATGGAatcggaaataaataaaatgcaaacgAAAATGCCTTCGAAGAACTTCTCGATTGAATCGATTGTCGGCATCAATGATCGACGATCGCCCGAAATCGATATCGAAAATAGTATTTCCCAAGATTATTCGAATACTAATGAACATTCGGAAGACGAGGAACTGAAAATTAGGGATGGAAAAATGGGTTATTATTTTCAACAGAATCGGGTGCCGAATTTCCCTTTTTTCATGTCTTATGATAAACGGATGGGAGGGTTTCAAGAGCAAGGAGGGCAGCAGGAGGAACTGAAGAGGGCGAGCCCTGGGAGTGTGAGGAGTGAGGTGGACAGCGATGGTGTTGATGATAGACCCCATG AATCTCTTAGTCCGCAGTCGGAACAGATGACAAACTCCAACCCAGCTCCTGACCCAAATATcag gAGATACCGCACGGCGTTTACAAGGGAACAGCTCGCGAGGTTAGAGAAGGAATTCATGAAAGAAAACTATGTATCCAGACCGAGACGATGTGAGCTAGCCGCTCAACTACAGTTGCCTGAATCTACAATCAAG GTATGGTTCCAAAACCGAAGAATGAAGGACAAAAGGCAACGCATCGCCGTCGCATGGCCTTACGCGGCCGTGTACAGCGACCCGGCTTTCGCAGCATCCATCCTTCAAGCCGCTGCCTCATCCGTAGGCCTGCCTTACGGCTACCCCTCACCCGCCCTAATACCCCCCTTCCACAACCCCCAGCTCCTTCCCGCAGGGTACCCTTACCCTTACCCTCCGTACCCGCGTTACCCCTACATTCCACCCACCCCCCCTTCCCCCGTGAACGCTGAAGCCACATCGCTGAGGCCAGCGTACTCAAACTTCAATTTAAATGtggataaataa
- the LOC142984555 gene encoding segmentation protein even-skipped-like isoform X2, which yields MEAFRNYSFDHRAMKEGFTADLMAKSHVYSDLSVNTPPSSPKSKESLSPQSEQMTNSNPAPDPNIRRYRTAFTREQLARLEKEFMKENYVSRPRRCELAAQLQLPESTIKVWFQNRRMKDKRQRIAVAWPYAAVYSDPAFAASILQAAASSVGLPYGYPSPALIPPFHNPQLLPAGYPYPYPPYPRYPYIPPTPPSPVNAEATSLRPAYSNFNLNVDK from the exons ATGGAGGCTTTTAGGAATTATTCGTTTGACCATAGAGCTATGAAAGAAGGTTTTACTGCTGATTTAATGGCTAAAAGTCATGTGTATAGTGATTTGAGCGTGAATACGCCGCCCTCTTCGCCTAAAAGTAAAG AATCTCTTAGTCCGCAGTCGGAACAGATGACAAACTCCAACCCAGCTCCTGACCCAAATATcag gAGATACCGCACGGCGTTTACAAGGGAACAGCTCGCGAGGTTAGAGAAGGAATTCATGAAAGAAAACTATGTATCCAGACCGAGACGATGTGAGCTAGCCGCTCAACTACAGTTGCCTGAATCTACAATCAAG GTATGGTTCCAAAACCGAAGAATGAAGGACAAAAGGCAACGCATCGCCGTCGCATGGCCTTACGCGGCCGTGTACAGCGACCCGGCTTTCGCAGCATCCATCCTTCAAGCCGCTGCCTCATCCGTAGGCCTGCCTTACGGCTACCCCTCACCCGCCCTAATACCCCCCTTCCACAACCCCCAGCTCCTTCCCGCAGGGTACCCTTACCCTTACCCTCCGTACCCGCGTTACCCCTACATTCCACCCACCCCCCCTTCCCCCGTGAACGCTGAAGCCACATCGCTGAGGCCAGCGTACTCAAACTTCAATTTAAATGtggataaataa
- the LOC142984533 gene encoding uncharacterized protein LOC142984533 — protein MPTTRSEGKGRKTTAQTPSSSEGTASTSATGATTEATGTSVTGTTDNTENTAATTSVTATTAPSGRASAPLAPPTDETPSVTASTAPTLRMDAACMQPPGRRTDPLPNRNKETTKPGETVTVQRKVNISVQPNKPQCPSPPPVLRAQGGSTASRVKAIKIAKAREELLRLQVELATARLAVLETEDSDEEQEEISVCTKEEVNERVDSWLERQNTQPILAITNEPHQPEEPSVIRTTMQGDQHQSHGTLTPAGARQDFKELAEAITSAVRAGQRPKFIELPIFNGSYQDWLPFRAAYYETESVYSTVENINRLRRNLKGKAREAVEGLLITDAHPSEIMQALESRFGRPESIAMMQMEALRVLPRLTESPRDICIFATKISNIVATLKTLSCINYMYNPEVSKTIVDKLTPTLRYRFFDFAAAEPKEDPDLMKLDKFLRRESTLCSPYALPEQISTQPPFTAQKRPQRVHNVTEKPYTPRCPVCEQTGHLVTECGRFKKMNEDERWDIAKAKRLCFRCLRYRKVTHRCATKQCGVNDCKYTHHALLHCNKKEDKKESEASEIITSTWTPRKKQSFLKIIPVQVEGSTGLINTFALMDDGSTVTLIDNDLAKQIGATGPVDPLKIQTISDVKTSEIASRRVTFSIKGMNGFEDRIQARTVRNFQVSSQRVSREHIKACQHLKDIQGELTYEDVKPKLLIGQDNWHLLLTSDIRKGNKDQPVASLTSLGWVLHGSLLKHKTQSIDFVSHMTETNEDHIETLVKQYFEMDAICLNPKRPRSDPEEQALRILDNTTKKTEDGRYETSLLWRKEDYNLPNNYENSLKRLHNIEKKIDRDQVLKTKYKEQMEALVQKGYAEPAPRETTPGKTWYLPHFAVINPMKPEKLRVVHDAAAKTKGVSLNDMLLKGPDLLQSLPGVVMKFRQHAIAVTADIKEMFMQVQLRVQDRDALRYLWRGDRRDDNPPEEYRMKSLIFGASSSPSTAIYVKNLNAKQYEVSNPEAALAIKNKHYVDDYLDSFETLEDAIRITKDVRQIHQNASFELKQWKSNSPSLLAALGEQEQREDLELYTSTETTERVLGVIWKITTDELTFNLNLARIEPPLLKRKTPTKREALKIVMSLFDPLGLASPVTIKAKQILQEVWRRGTGWDAEIQEDLAEEWKIWMEHLQRLRDVTIPRRYLGYSDATKLQLHVFTDASESAYSAVLYWRTETPNGDVAVSLIMAKAKVAPLKLTSIPRLELQAAVMGTRIAETVIEEHEKKPDKRVFWTDSRTVLTWIRTGSRSYKPFVAHRLAAIEESTKVNEWRWIPTKMNVADDATRDVPVAFDKHHRWYKGPDFLLTDEELWPTEKHNEKTEDSTEEKVHLTRHKEDLKLSQGLPDVSRFSDWNRLRYTTARVLQFIQLCRNRTDNVNYKRTIRNTVKDPNWNQTTKREVVKKATSLRSYDKIIPVTAETLKKAEELLMCASQVEAFATEIEDLKDNKPINKESRLHHLSVELTNDVIRLRSRIDAIGAANEAIKSPMVLDGNHPTVKLWVNSVHRQLHHAGVEATVNECRQQYWVIRIRPVTRAILKRCLFCRMKTQVPPHPRTGDLPACRLAHHRRPFTYTGVDYFGPLSVAVGRTRQKRYVAIFTCLTTRAVHLEIAGSLTTDSAIMALRRMIARRGCPTEIWSDNGTNLKGADKELRQAIDAGTSQEAAKRTISWRYIPPGAPFMGGAWERLVRSVKVALTATLHERNPTEEVLSTLLSEAEYTVNSRPLTHVSVNAEDPEALTPNHFLLSGPGRVPQPGTFTERDELSTSKWRAAQRLADFFWTRWLREYLPELQNRREPHGRGPAVRVDDLVQVVDPNLPRNIWLRGRVTAVYPGPDNVVRTVDILTKGGVLRRPVRKLVILPLRGDDAPAPTEDATTSHGGRDVRGGATEHDT, from the coding sequence ATGCCGACTACGCGTTCAGAAGGAAAGGGGCGCAAGACGACCGCACAAACACCGTCGTCGTCCGAGGGCACGGCCAGCACCTCGGCGACCGGTGCTACCACCGAGGCTACGGGCACCAGCGTCACAGGAACGACCGACAACACAGAGAACACAGCAGCCACCACATCGGTCACCGCGACGACAGCGCCCTCGGGACGAGCCTCGGCACCGCTTGCGCCACCAACAGACGAAACACCTTCGGTAACCGCTTCAACAGCACCGACGCTCCGGATGGACGCCGCGTGTATGCAGCCGCCTGGCAGGAGGACGGATCCTCTTCCGAACCGCAATAAGGAAACTACGAAACCAGGTGAGACAGTGACAGTGCAAAGGAAAGTGAACATTAGTGTGCAACCGAACAAACCACAGTGCCCCTCCCCCCCGCCAGTGCTAAGGGCGCAAGGGGGATCAACCGCGAGTCGTGTTAAAGCTATTAAAATCGCAAAAGCGCGGGAAGAGTTGTTACGCTTACAAGTGGAGTTGGCTACCGCGCGCTTAGCCGTCCTAGAGACTGAGGACTCAGATGAAGAACAAGAAGAGATATCCGTGTGTACGAAAGAGGAAGTGAACGAAAGGGTTGACAGCTGGCTAGAGAGGCAAAACACGCAACCAATCTTGGCGATCACGAACGAACCACATCAGCCGGAAGAGCCGTCAGTTATCAGAACCACTATGCAAGGAGATCAACATCAGTCGCACGGGACTCTCACACCGGCGGGAGCTCGACAGGACTTCAAGGAACTTGCGGAGGCCATAACGTCAGCAGTGAGAGCGGGTCAACGACCTAAGTTCATCGAACTACCTATTTTCAATGGTTCGTATCAAGATTGGCTACCTTTTCGCGCCGCTTACTATGAAACGGAAAGTGTGTATAGTACAGTAGAAAACATAAACCGCCTGAGAAGAAATCTTAAAGGAAAAGCCAGGGAAGCAGTTGAGGGTCTGCTTATCACCGACGCTCACCCATCCGAGATAATGCAAGCACTCGAATCTCGATTTGGACGACCAGAGTCAATAGCGATGATGCAAATGGAAGCGCTACGAGTTTTACCACGTCTCACAGAATCGCCCCGCGACATATGTATATTCGCCACGAAAATCTCCAATATCGTCGCTACATTAAAAACCTTAAGCTGTATCAACTACATGTACAACCCGGAAGTGAGCAAGACAATAGTGGACAAGCTGACGCCTACCCTGCGATACAGATTCTTCGACTTCGCCGCCGCGGAACCCAAAGAAGACCCAGACTTGATGAAGTTAGACAAGTTCCTGAGAAGAGAATCAACGCTATGCAGTCCTTACGCGCTACCTGAGCAAATATCAACACAACCGCCGTTCACCGCACAGAAGAGGCCACAGAGAGTTCACAACGTCACGGAAAAACCGTACACACCGAGATGTCCGGTATGCGAACAAACAGGACACTTGGTGACAGAATGTGGACGTTTTAAGAAGATGAATGAAGATGAACGATGGGACATAGCCAAGGCCAAACGACTCTGCTTTCGATGTTTGAGATATAGGAAAGTTACTCACCGTTGTGCTACGAAACAATGCGGCGTGAACGACTGTAAATACACTCATCACGCGCTTCTACACTGTAACAAGAAAGAAGATAAGAAAGAGTCCGAAGCGTCGGAAATCATCACCTCTACGTGGACGCCTAGAAAGAAACAGTCTTTCTTAAAAATCATACCGGTGCAAGTAGAAGGTTCTACAGGTCTAATCAACACCTTCGCGTTAATGGACGACGGCTCTACAGTGACCCTGATCGACAACGACCTAGCCAAGCAAATAGGAGCGACAGGACCCGTCGACCCGTTGAAAATACAGACAATTAGTGACGTCAAAACGTCAGAAATAGCCTCTAGAAGAGTCACATTCTCGATTAAAGGTATGAACGGCTTTGAAGACAGAATACAGGCTCGTACAGTAAGAAACTTCCAAGTATCGTCGCAACGCGTATCTAGGGAACACATCAAGGCGTGTCAACATCTGAAGGACATACAGGGAGAGTTGACATATGAAGACGTGAAGCCGAAGCTACTGATCGGACAAGACAACTGGCATCTCCTACTGACATCGGACATAAGAAAAGGAAACAAAGACCAACCTGTGGCATCTCTCACGTCACTAGGTTGGGTACTCCATGGCAGTTTGCTGAAGCACAAAACCCAGAGCATCGACTTCGTATCCCATATGACCGAAACAAATGAAGACCACATAGAAACCTTAGTCAAGCAGTACTTCGAGATGGACGCGATCTGCCTGAACCCCAAGAGACCTAGATCAGACCCAGAGGAACAAGCTCTTCGAATCCTAGACAACACTACGAAAAAGACTGAAGATGGAAGGTATGAAACAAGTCTGTTATGGCGTAAAGAAGACTACAACTTACCCAACAACTACGAGAACTCCTTGAAGCGTCTACACAACATCGAGAAGAAGATCGATCGAGATCAAGTTTTGAAGACGAAGTACAAGGAACAGATGGAAGCACTCGTACAGAAGGGATACGCAGAACCTGCACCTCGAGAAACAACACCCGGTAAAACCTGGTACTTACCACACTTCGCGGTCATCAACCCCATGAAGCCAGAGAAGTTACGAGTGGTACACGACGCAGCAGCCAAGACGAAGGGAGTGTCTCTCAACGACATGTTACTCAAAGGTCCGGATCTCCTACAGTCTCTACCAGGCGTCGTGATGAAGTTCAGACAACATGCTATAGCCGTCACAGCCGACATCAAGGAAATGTTCATGCAAGTGCAACTACGAGTTCAAGATAGAGATGCGCTACGTTACCTATGGCGAGGAGATAGAAGAGACGACAATCCCCCCGAAGAGTACAGAATGAAGTCACTAATATTCGGCGCGTCGAGCTCACCATCAACAGCGATCTACGTCAAAAACTTGAACGCGAAACAATACGAAGTGTCAAACCCAGAAGCAGCGTTAGCCATCAAGAACAAGCATTACGTGGACGACTACTTGGACAGTTTCGAAACATTGGAAGACGCTATACGTATAACAAAGGACGTGCGACAAATCCATCAAAACGCAAGCTTCGAGTTGAAACAATGGAAGTCGAACTCACCATCACTATTAGCCGCATTAGGAGAACAAGAACAAAGGGAAGATCTCGAGTTATATACGTCGACAGAAACCACAGAACGAGTGTTAGGAGTCATATGGAAGATCACTACAGACGAATTAACGTTCAATCTCAACTTGGCGAGAATTGAACCGCCACTACTGAAAAGGAAGACGCCGACGAAGAGGGAAGCACTCAAGATCGTTATGTCTCTATTCGACCCACTAGGACTCGCATCACCGGTGACTATCAAGGCGAAACAAATACTACAAGAAGTCTGGCGCAGAGGAACGGGCTGGGATGCTGAAATACAAGAGGATCTCGCAGAGGAATGGAAGATATGGATGGAACATCTACAAAGACTTCGAGACGTGACCATACCACGGAGATACCTCGGCTACAGCGATGCGACTAAGCTTCAGCTTCACGTCTTCACCGACGCGAGCGAGTCTGCCTACTCAGCGGTCCTATATTGGCGAACGGAGACGCCGAACGGGGACGTAGCGGTGTCACTCATCATGGCTAAAGCGAAGGTAGCACCTCTCAAACTGACGTCGATACCCCGCTTAGAACTACAAGCAGCAGTGATGGGAACCAGAATAGCTGAAACAGTCATAGAAGAACATGAGAAGAAACCCGACAAGAGAGTATTTTGGACAGATAGTCGAACAGTGTTAACTTGGATACGAACGGGATCAAGATCATACAAACCCTTCGTGGCTCACCGTTTAGCAGCGATTGAAGAGAGTACAAAGGTCAACGAATGGCGTTGGATACCAACCAAGATGAACGTAGCCGACGACGCCACTCGAGACGTACCTGTTGCCTTCGACAAGCACCACCGATGGTACAAAGGTCCTGACTTCCTGCTCACCGATGAAGAACTTTGGCCAACAGAGAAGCACAACGAGAAGACGGAAGATTCGACAGAAGAGAAGGTACACCTCACACGCCACAAGGAAGATCTGAAACTAAGTCAAGGTTTACCCGATGTATCACGCTTCTCAGACTGGAATCGACTTCGATACACAACAGCGAGAGTTCTACAGTTCATTCAACTGTGTAGAAACAGGACGGATAACGTCAACTACAAAAGGACAATCAGAAACACAGTGAAGGACCCGAACTGGAATCAAACAACGAAGAGAGAGGTGGTCAAGAAAGCAACTTCCTTACGCAGCTACGACAAGATTATCCCGGTAACAGCTGAAACACTCAAGAAAGCAGAAGAACTTCTCATGTGTGCATCGCAAGTAGAAGCTTTCGCAACAGAAATAGAAGACTTAAAAGACAACAAACCGATCAACAAAGAAAGCCGTCTACATCACCTAAGCGTCGAGCTAACCAACGACGTCATCAGACTCAGGAGCCGAATCGACGCGATAGGAGCAGCCAACGAAGCCATCAAAAGCCCTATGGTGTTAGACGGAAACCATCCGACCGTAAAGTTGTGGGTCAACTCAGTACATCGACAGTTACATCACGCCGGAGTTGAAGCTACAGTGAACGAGTGCAGACAACAATACTGGGTCATACGCATTCGTCCAGTGACCCGAGCTATACTGAAGAGATGCCTGTTCTGTAGAATGAAGACACAAGTACCGCCACACCCAAGGACCGGAGACCTGCCAGCCTGTCGCCTCGCGCATCATCGACGACCCTTCACGTATACAGGCGTGGACTACTTCGGACCTCTCTCGGTAGCTGTTGGCAGAACAAGACAGAAGAGATACGTCGCAATCTTCACGTGCCTCACCACACGAGCTGTACATCTAGAAATAGCGGGTTCACTCACAACCGACTCCGCTATTATGGCGCTACGCAGGATGATCGCGCGACGTGGGTGTCCAACAGAAATCTGGTCGGACAACGGTACCAACCTGAAGGGAGCAGACAAGGAACTCAGACAAGCAATCGACGCAGGGACATCGCAGGAAGCAGCGAAGAGGACAATCTCCTGGCGCTACATACCCCCCGGTGCACCATTCATGGGCGGCGCATGGGAGAGATTAGTGAGGTCAGTCAAAGTGGCCCTCACAGCGACACTGCACGAGCGAAACCCTACGGAGGAAGTCCTGTCTACTCTACTTAGCGAAGCCGAGTACACCGTGAATAGCCGACCGCTGACTCACGTATCAGTTAACGCAGAAGACCCTGAAGCTCTCACGCCCAACCACTTCCTATTGAGCGGACCCGGCCGAGTACCACAACCCGGTACATTCACAGAACGAGACGAACTTTCAACATCAAAATGGCGAGCAGCGCAACGACTAGCCGACTTTTTCTGGACGCGGTGGCTGAGAGAATATCTACCGGAACTTCAAAACCGGCGGGAGCCCCACGGACGCGGACCTGCGGTACGAGTCGACGACCTAGTGCAGGTCGTTGACCCCAACCTGCCACGCAACATCTGGCTACGAGGACGTGTGACAGCTGTCTACCCAGGCCCGGACAACGTCGTGAGGACCGTGGACATCCTGACCAAAGGAGGAGTTCTTCGCCGACCCGTCCGCAAGCTGGTGATACTGCCGCTCAGGGGAGACGACGCACCCGCACCGACAGAAGATGCGACGACCTCGCACGGCGGGAGAGATGTGCGTGGTGGCGCCACTGAGCACGACACTTAG